A genomic window from Ascaphus truei isolate aAscTru1 chromosome 1, aAscTru1.hap1, whole genome shotgun sequence includes:
- the LRRC19 gene encoding leucine-rich repeat-containing protein 19 gives MEMKILILMMWMGSVCAQIKNEQVSNFTDSKLTSVPNNLNGTITQLYLGKNRITLSESDRTALLNYCNLTVLHLDSNNITMLPKGFFSGLSKLEVLNLTNNYVKDIDRMAFEGLENLKILDLSYNQIAQLPVNMSLPSRHLEVFTLQNNSLTSLDIPMSLWELNNSLSIVLSGNPWICNCTLLNLRRWLNGSTIKLENENITLCAAPKNMNHVTIKEAPIYKIICEGRNTGSPTSVPVLTYGATSGRLSTAFNETTSTLHQGNSWAFLVGVVVVAIITSLLILFAVKFPRWYDYLLSYNHHRLKEEEPYMFEEEFNVDFDMRSGSGSKEEEETVVVFEQLHSFVPEEDGFIEDKYIDDLDIRAES, from the exons ATGGAAATGAAAATCCTTATCCTGATGATGTGGATGGGAAGTGTCTGTGCCCAAATAAAAAATGAACAA GTTTCTAACTTCACTGACTCTAAACTAACATCAGTACCTAATAATTTGAATGGTACTATAACACAGCTCTACTTAGGTAAAAACCGCATTACTTTAAGTGAGTCTGATCGCACAGCCCTACTAAACTATTGTAACTTGACAGTTCTGCACCTCGACAGCAACAACATTACTATGCTACCAAAAGGATTCTTTTCTGGACTTTCCAAACTTGAAGTTTTAAATCTCACAAATAACTATGTCAAGGATATTGATAGGATGGCATTTGAAGGTCTAGAAAACCTGAAGATCTTAGACCTCAGCTACAACCAAATTGCGCAGTTACCGGTCAATATGAGTTTGCCTTCTCGCCATCTAGAAGTCTTTACCCTACAAAACAACAGTCTGACCAGCCTTGATATACCAATGTCGCTGTGGGAATTAAACAATTCGCTAAGCATTGTACTAAGCGGGAATCCGTGGATTTGTAACTGTACCCTTCTGAATTTGAGAAGATGGTTAAATGGCTCAACCATAAAATTGG AAAATGAGAACATCACTCTCTGTGCCGCTCCAAAGAACATGAACCATGTCACAATCAAAGAAGCACCTATATACAAAATAATTTGTGAAGGCAGAAATACAGGTTCACCCACCTCTGTGCCAGTGCTTACCTATGGTGCCACATCAGGTCGTCTGTCTACTGCTTTCAATGAAACTACCAGCACACTTCATCAAG GCAACAGCTGGGCCTTCCTGGTGGGCGTGGTAGTTGTTGCCATCATCACTTCGTTATTGATCTTATTTGCTGTCAAATTCCCAAGGTGGTACGACTACCTGCTAAGCTACAATCATCATCGTCTGAAGGAAGAAGAGCCGTACATGTTTGAGGAAGAGTTTAATGTAGACTTCGACATGCGCTCTGGTTCAGGATCCAAGGAGGAAGAGGAAACTGTAGTGGTTTTTGAACAATTGCATTCTTTTGTGCCTGAAGAGGATGGTTTTATTGAAGACAAATATATTGATGATCTTGATATAAGGGCAGAGAGCTAA